The region AGAATTATTAAAGAGATTGAATCTGCCGGAGTTGAGGCAAAGTTCTTTAATGCTAATGCCGCTGATGAAGTAAAGCGAAATGGAATTATTAATGAAATACAATCTTTACTTAACGGAAAACCATTAATAAAAGTTATTATGCATTCACTTGCATTTGGTACATTAAAACCATTCATTCCAGGTGATAATGAACAAGCTATTACAAAAGCTCAGTTGGAAATGACTCTTGATGTTATGGCGCACTCGCTTGTTTACTGGGTACAGGATGTAGTTTCAAAAAATTTACTGGCAAAGGGTGCTAGAATATTTGCAATGACAAGTTCCGGCGGGCATTCAATAATTCCGTTTTATGGTGCGGTATCGGCTGCAAAGGCTGCTCTTGAATCTCATATAAGACAATTAGCAGTGGAGCTTGGTGAAAAATATGGTGCTTCTGCTAACTCGATTATGGCTGGTGTTACAGATACACCGGCTCTGAGAAAAATACCAGGCAATGCTGAGCTTTTAAATATTGCGGAAAGAAAAAATCCGCATGGCAGATTAACAACTCCTGAAGATATTGCAAAAGTTATTTCACTTCTTTGCAAAGATGGCGGTGAATGGATATCAGGCGGATTAATACATGCTGATGGCGGAGAAGATATAGTTAATTATGTTGGGCAAAGGAAATCCAATCAAATTTAAAAATTACTTTATTAGGAAAAATTATGAAACCAATGGAATTTACAGATCAGAATTTTAATTCAGAAGTTTTACAATCCGATAAACCTGTGCTTGTTGATTTTTGGGCTGTATGGTGCGGACCCTGCAAACTGATTGCTCCCTTTGTAGAAGAACTTGCAGGTGAGTTTGAAGGAAAAGCAAAAGTTGGTAAACTTGATGTTGATAACAATCAGGAAACAGCAATTAAATACGGCGTTAGAAGCATACCGACAGTTTTGATATTTAAAGCTGGAAAAGTAGCAGATACAATTATTGGTGCTGTACCAAAAGTTCAACTTAAACAAAAATTGGAAGCAGTATTATAATATTTAACCTTAACTTTTTTTAAGAAACTCTCCCTGATGAAAAAAATTCTTATTTCAGATCAGGTTAACGAGAAAAGTGTAGCTTTGCTCGAATCAGCAGGATTTGAAGTTACATATAATACAAAATTAACCAGAGATGAATTATTAAAAATTATTCCGGATTTTAATGCACTAATAGTAAGAAGTGCTACCAAAGTTGATTCTGAGTTAATATCAGCAATGATCAATATGGAAGTAATTGGAAGAGCAGGAACCGGAGTAGATAATATAGATATAAATGCAGCCTCCCGAAAGGGAATCCTTGTTATGAACACTCCTGATGGAAATACAATATCTACAGCCGAGCATACCTTTGCAATGATATTATCACTGTGCAGAAATATCCCTCAAGCTGTAAGATCATTAGCTGAAGGAAATTGGGATAGAAAGAAATACAGCGGCACTGAGCTGCGCGGAAAAATATTAGCAGTGATCGGATTAGGCAAAATTGGTAAAGAAGTTGCAAAAAGAGCAAAAGCTTTTGGAATGAATGTTATTGGATTTGATCCGTTGATTTCCAGCGATAAAGCTAACGAATTAGGAGTTGAGATTTTTCCTCTTGATCAAATTTGGTCAAAGGCTGATTTTATTACTGTTCATGTTCCGATTAATGATTCAACAAAAAACCTGATTTCTAAAACTTCGTTTGAAAAATGTAAAAAAGGTGTAAAGATAATTAACTGTGCCCGCGGCGGAATTGTAAATGAACAGGATATTGTAGAAGCTATAGATAAAGGAATTGTTTCAGGAGCAGCATTTGATGTTTATAGCAAAGAACCACCTGAGTTTTCAAATGTTATTTTTAATCATCCTAAAATTATTTGCACACCGCATCTCGGCGCATCAACTGATGAAGCACAGGAGTTAGTAGCCATTCAAATTTCAGAACAGATTAGAGATTATTTTCAGAATAATAAAATAACAGCCGCAGTTAATATACGGGGCTTTGCAGAAAATATGGATAAGGATTCTCTTTCGTTCATCCATTTATGTGAGTCACTTGGTATTTTTACTTCTCAGCTTTTAACCGATCAGTTAAAAAGCATAGATATTAATTTATCCGGTAAATCACTTCATAAATATGATGCGGAATTATCAACAGCTTTCCAAAAAGGATTTTTAACAAACAGAGTAGATCAAATAGTTACATTTGTTAACGCACAATTACTTTTTGATGAAATGAATATTCCTGTTAATATTAAAAAAAGTGATGACAGCAGTATTTATAAAAATCTTGTTACTGCTGAGATCCATACTGATAAAGAGGTTAGAGTATTTGCTGCTACTTTATTTGGAGTTGACGAAATAAGAATTGTCAGAATTGATAACTATGATGTTGAATTGAACCCGACAGGTTTTATGTTATTATACATAAATGAAGATAGACCAGGTATGCTTGCTTCAGTAGGGAAAATTTTAGCTGATGCAAATATCAATATTGCAGGGCTTTCTCTTGGCAGAATTGAAAAAGGAAAACAGGCACTTACATTTATAAATATCGACAGCAGGATTCCGGAAAATATTATTCAAATTATAAAATCATTGGATGGCATTTTTGAGGTTTATCAAATATTCATTTGAATTTTTTGAAGATAGTTTGACTTGACAATAATTATAAATTGTGTTATCTCTTACAAAAAATAAAAAACCTTAATTTCTTGACAAAAATTGCAAATTACAGTAATTTTAGCCAGTGTTTAATGAGAACTAATATTTTTAGATATTTTAATTAATTTAATTCAACTAACCAATAACACACAAATTAAAGGAGATCATTATGATCAAACGACTTTCAGTTTTGTTTTTTGCTTTAGCTTTTATTTTTACAGCTAATGCACAAGTTGGACAAGAAAAAAGAATGGTGCTTGACCCAAATTATGATGCACCAGTTTCTCATTCAATGAAATTACAAAAGATTAATTCATTTGGCGAATTATTTATGCAATCAGATTATGATTATGCTGGTAATAATGCTATTCCTAAAATGCTTGATCTTGCTGATATTGATGGCACCGATAATTTAGATCCATTTTTTGTTGGAATGAGAAGAGATAATTCTGTTACACCTGCGGTAGCCAGATATATACCTTTTGGTTATAGTGCATTTGGTGCCCCAATTGATGTTTTTAGCGCATTTGACCCAACTAAATCATTAGGATGGGGAACAACACAATTATGCGTTGGCGGTCCTTTAGATGGCAAAGCTCTTGTTATGGCGCATTCAGGGGGAACATCCTGGCATACAATTATTGATCTTGTAAACCTAGAGCCAGTTCAACCTTTCCCAACTGTTACATTTGGAGGTAACTTCCCTGATTTCTATTATCAGGAAAATGGAACAATCTGGGCAATGGATACAAATGCAGATATTTTCGTATCAACTGATCAGGGTGGAAGTTTTACTTTAGTATCTTCAGTAGGTGAGGGTGATACTACATTTGCTCCATCTGATGGTCCTTCTGAAAATCCTCTTTATGGTGCTGCTGGTGGTAAATATATGGCTACAGTAGGCGGCTGGAAAACTTTCTATCAGGGTGAAGACGGTTTATACTTATATTACACAACTGATTTTGGAAGTAATTGGACTGGAAAAGTTTTAGGTTTAGATGGTTATTTCAGTGTTGCGAATAATGTTAATTTAGCACCTTTCTTTGAAAACTTTGGTCAATTGAATGCTAATATTGATGAAAGTGGTGTTGTTCACGTTGCTATTAATGGTTATGGTGCAGGAGTTAATGCTAACAGAGATACTATTAACGCTTTCCCACTCTTATACTGGAATAGTCGTGAAGAAGATTGGTTAGAAGTTTCTGTTCCTGCAGTTGCATTTGAACCAAGCAGTATAATGGTTGATAACAGACCAGGTAATGGAATAGGTCAGGCTTATCCAAACGTAAGTGTTACCGAAGATGGTCAGATTGTATTTGTTATATGGGCTGCTCCTGAATATACCGGAGCTGTTGGTTCAAGCCCAATAAATATTTATCCTGGTGATGGTGGACAGTACACTTGGCCAATTTTTTATACAGACTTACAATGGGTAGTTTCAACTGACGGCGGAGTAAGCTGGTCAACACCTGCAGTGCTTGGTGATGCCAATGTATCCGAAACTTATCCAAGTGTTGCAAGAAGACTTGAAGTGCTTTCAAATGGCGATGTAGTAGCACACTTTTTATACTTTATTGATGCTATTCCTGGTCAATCAGTATTTAATCCTCCATCAAGCGGTAATAACCCGCAAAACGGTAATGCTGCTGGTGATTGGATGTACCATAGTATAGTGGTTGCTCAATTGA is a window of Ignavibacterium sp. DNA encoding:
- a CDS encoding T9SS type A sorting domain-containing protein yields the protein MIKRLSVLFFALAFIFTANAQVGQEKRMVLDPNYDAPVSHSMKLQKINSFGELFMQSDYDYAGNNAIPKMLDLADIDGTDNLDPFFVGMRRDNSVTPAVARYIPFGYSAFGAPIDVFSAFDPTKSLGWGTTQLCVGGPLDGKALVMAHSGGTSWHTIIDLVNLEPVQPFPTVTFGGNFPDFYYQENGTIWAMDTNADIFVSTDQGGSFTLVSSVGEGDTTFAPSDGPSENPLYGAAGGKYMATVGGWKTFYQGEDGLYLYYTTDFGSNWTGKVLGLDGYFSVANNVNLAPFFENFGQLNANIDESGVVHVAINGYGAGVNANRDTINAFPLLYWNSREEDWLEVSVPAVAFEPSSIMVDNRPGNGIGQAYPNVSVTEDGQIVFVIWAAPEYTGAVGSSPINIYPGDGGQYTWPIFYTDLQWVVSTDGGVSWSTPAVLGDANVSETYPSVARRLEVLSNGDVVAHFLYFIDAIPGQSVFNPPSSGNNPQNGNAAGDWMYHSIVVAQLTDVNENPTIVNNFNLEQNYPNPFNPSTTIKYSVAERSNVNIKVYDMLGKEVANLVNTVKEAGSYEVNFNASNLASGMYVYSITAGNFTSSKKMMLMK
- the trxA gene encoding thioredoxin codes for the protein MKPMEFTDQNFNSEVLQSDKPVLVDFWAVWCGPCKLIAPFVEELAGEFEGKAKVGKLDVDNNQETAIKYGVRSIPTVLIFKAGKVADTIIGAVPKVQLKQKLEAVL
- a CDS encoding SDR family oxidoreductase, with amino-acid sequence MKKSDKQELYALILGASSGFGEATAIKLAKDGFNILGVHLDRQATMHNVERIIKEIESAGVEAKFFNANAADEVKRNGIINEIQSLLNGKPLIKVIMHSLAFGTLKPFIPGDNEQAITKAQLEMTLDVMAHSLVYWVQDVVSKNLLAKGARIFAMTSSGGHSIIPFYGAVSAAKAALESHIRQLAVELGEKYGASANSIMAGVTDTPALRKIPGNAELLNIAERKNPHGRLTTPEDIAKVISLLCKDGGEWISGGLIHADGGEDIVNYVGQRKSNQI
- the serA gene encoding phosphoglycerate dehydrogenase, whose amino-acid sequence is MKKILISDQVNEKSVALLESAGFEVTYNTKLTRDELLKIIPDFNALIVRSATKVDSELISAMINMEVIGRAGTGVDNIDINAASRKGILVMNTPDGNTISTAEHTFAMILSLCRNIPQAVRSLAEGNWDRKKYSGTELRGKILAVIGLGKIGKEVAKRAKAFGMNVIGFDPLISSDKANELGVEIFPLDQIWSKADFITVHVPINDSTKNLISKTSFEKCKKGVKIINCARGGIVNEQDIVEAIDKGIVSGAAFDVYSKEPPEFSNVIFNHPKIICTPHLGASTDEAQELVAIQISEQIRDYFQNNKITAAVNIRGFAENMDKDSLSFIHLCESLGIFTSQLLTDQLKSIDINLSGKSLHKYDAELSTAFQKGFLTNRVDQIVTFVNAQLLFDEMNIPVNIKKSDDSSIYKNLVTAEIHTDKEVRVFAATLFGVDEIRIVRIDNYDVELNPTGFMLLYINEDRPGMLASVGKILADANINIAGLSLGRIEKGKQALTFINIDSRIPENIIQIIKSLDGIFEVYQIFI